In Triticum urartu cultivar G1812 chromosome 6, Tu2.1, whole genome shotgun sequence, the following proteins share a genomic window:
- the LOC125514546 gene encoding bisdemethoxycurcumin synthase-like: MGSVPAATPSVREICRAQRADGPAAVLAIGTANPAHCVPQDEFPDFYFRATNSDHLTALKGKFKRVFQKLGVERRYLHHTEELLRAHPEFLDDEAASLDARLDIVATAVPELAAEASKKAIAEWGRPAADITHLVVTTNSGAHIPGVDFRLIALLGLRPSVRRTMLYLNGCFAGSAALRLAKDLAENNRGARVLVVCAELTLMLFNGPKEGSFERLIHQGLFGDGAGAVVVGADPLSPVEHALFEMVSAAQTVIPDSGDAITMHITKGGFGGNISTREVPVFIGDNVERCLHDSLEPLGVGAKWNDLFWAVHPGSSAILDRIDTVLQLEPEKLAASRRVLSDYGNMFGVTIIFVLDELRQRLREQEGVGGAPEWGVVMTFGPGLTVETMVLHATGHMHASP; this comes from the exons ATGGGAAGTGTTCCGGCAGCCACCCCCAGCGTGCGCGAGATCTGTCGCGCGCAGCGCGCCGACGGGCCGGCGGCCGTGCTCGCCATCGGCACGGCCAACCCGGCGCACTGCGTGCCCCAGGACGAGTTCCCCGACTTCTACTTCCGCGCCACCAACAGCGACCACCTCACCGCCCTCAAGGGCAAGTTCAAGAGAGTCT TTCAGAAGCTAGGCGTTGAGAGACGCTACCTCCACCATACGGAGGAGCTGCTCCGCGCCCACCCGGAGTTCCTCGACGACGAGGCGGCGTCCCTGGACGCCCGGCTGGACATCGTCGCCACCGCCGTCCCGGAGCTGGCCGCGGAGGCCTCTAAGAAGGCCATCGCCGAGTGGGGCCGGCCGGCCGCCGACATCACCCACCTCGTTGTCACCACGAACTCCGGCGCCCACATCCCGGGCGTCGACTTCCGCCTCATCGCGCTCCTCGGGCTCCGCCCCTCCGTGCGCCGAACCATGCTCTACCTCAACGGCTGCTTCGCCGGCTCCGCCGCGCTGCGCCTCGCCAAGGACCTCGCCGAGAACAACCGCGGCGCGCGCGTCCTCGTGGTCTGCGCCGAGCTCACCCTCATGCTGTTCAACGGGCCCAAGGAGGGCTCCTTCGAGAGGCTCATCCACCAGGGGCTCTTCGGCGACGGCGCGGGCGCCGTCGTCGTCGGCGCCGACCCGCTGAGCCCCGTCGAGCACGCCCTGTTCGAGATGGTGTCCGCCGCGCAGACGGTGATCCCGGACTCCGGCGACGCCATCACCATGCACATCACCAAGGGCGGGTTCGGCGGCAACATCTCCACGAGGGAGGTCCCGGTGTTCATCGGCGACAACGTCGAGCGGTGCCTCCACGACTCGCTGGAGCCGCTCGGCGTCGGCGCGAAATGGAACGACCTCTTCTGGGCGGTGCACCCCGGGTCGTCTGCCATACTGGACCGCATTGACACCGTGCTCCAGCTCGAGCCGGAGAAGCTGGCGGCGAGCCGCCGGGTGCTAAGCGACTACGGCAACATGTTCGGCGTGACGATTATATTTGTCCTCGACGAGCTGCGCCAGAGGCTTAGGGAGCAGGAAGGGGTCGGCGGCGCGCCGGAGTGGGGTGTGGTGATGACCTTCGGGCCGGGGCTCACCGTGGAGACGATGGTGTTGCACGCCACAGGGCACATGCATGCGTCCCCATGA
- the LOC125514547 gene encoding ADP-glucose phosphorylase, which translates to MAEASRTSEARRDAVFARWVIFSPARSRRPTDLKSHGPANPSPGPDDGAPKPSCPFCLGRESECAPEIFRVPAPDESPSWRIRVIENLFPALRREAAPPAPEDEEPVGAGECAVRGFGFHDVVIETPHHEVRLWDLEAEGVRDVLLAYARRVQQLAEHPAVKYVQVFKNQGASAGASMAHSHSQMLGTPFVPPSVTSRLNCMKEVFERSGKCSLCAVVSKDILVSETHNFSAFVPFAASYPFEIWIVPRQHSSYFHETDQDKVLDLAGLLKSMLQKLCKQLNDPPFNYMIHSAPFGLSSSCLPYTHWFLQIVPQLSVIGGFEIGSGCHINPVFPEDAAKILREIDGSV; encoded by the exons ATGGCGGAAGCTTCTAGAACCTCCGAGGCGCGCCGCGACGCCGTGTTCGCGCGGTGGGTGATTTTCTCGCCGGCGCGCTCCCGTCGCCCCACCGACCTCAAGTCCCACGGCCCGGCAAACCCTAGCCCCGGCCCCGACGACGGCGCCCCCAAGCCGTCCTGCCCCTTCTGCCTCGGCCGCGAGTCCGAGTGCGCGCCGGAGATATTCCGTGTGCCGGCTCCCGACGAGTCGCCGTCGTGGCGGATCCGCGTGATCGAGAACCTCTTCCCAGCGCTGCGGCGCGAGGCGGCGCCGCCCGCACCGGAGGACGAGGAGCCCGTCGGCGCGGGGGAATGCGCCGTGAGGGGGTTCGGGTTCCACGACGTGGTCATCGAGACGCCGCACCATGAAGTGCGGCTCTGGGATCTGGAGGCGGAGGGGGTCCGCGACGTCCTGCTTGCGTACGCGCGTCGGGTGCAGCAGCTGGCTGAGCACCCAGCGGTGAAGTATGTTCAG GTGTTCAAGAACCAGGGGGCATCTGCCGGAGCTTCAATGGCACACTCACACAGCCAGATGCTGGGAACTCCTTTTGTCCCTCCATCTGTTACCTCCCGGCTTAACTGCATGAAGGAGGTCTTTGAGAGGTCAGGAAAGTGCAGCCTCTGTGCGGTTGTGTCCAAGGATATCTTGGTCAGTGAGACGCACAATTTTTCTGCATTTGTCCCTTTTGCAGCTTCTTATCCATTTGAGATATGGATCGTTCCTCGGCAACATAGCTCCTACTTCCATGAAACAGATCAGGATAAG GTATTGGATCTTGCGGGCCTGTTGAAAAGCATGCTTCAGAAGTTGTGTAAGCAACTCAATGACCCCCCATTCAACTATATGATCCACAGCGCACCGTTTGGACTTTCCTCATCTTGTCTACCTTACACACATTGGTTCCTCCAAATAGTGCCACAGTTGAGTGTAATCGGTGGATTTGAGATAGGAAGCGGGTGCCACATAAACCCAGTTTTCCCGGAAGATGCTGCAAAAATTCTGAGGGAAATCGACGGCTCAGTATAG